The Rubrobacter tropicus nucleotide sequence GCGCGGCGTCCGGGTCTTGTTCCTGCGGGGCTTGTTCGGCGCCAACAGCGCGTACCCCAACAGCAGCGCACCGGCGACGCCCTGCGCAGCGTCGGCGGCCGGACCTTCTACGTACCCCCACACGGAGCCGAGGCCGAACATTAGCAGCACGCCGATAGCGAGGTAGGATGCGAAGACGGCCGAGACGTATGTCAGAACCCGGGACCCGTAAGGTCTTCCTTGCAGGATCAGATAGACCGTCACGGCCAGCGCCGAAGGGTTGATGCTGTCGAGGAGCGCCAGCCCGAGCAGGGAGAGGAGGAGCGCCGTCACCCCGAACCCCTCACGGAGTCCTCGCGACGTGCGCGGAGGCTGTCGTGGGGCGACCGACCGCTGGAACCCGGGATGGCGCTCCTGACCCGACCAGGAAAACGATCCACCACTGATACCTCCCCAAACGTTCTCGAACCGCAACCCTTGTGCGTCCAAGTATCGTCTTCGGGCACCAGCGCCGGATCGCCCGTGAGGTTGGAACTCGAAGGGAAGAGCGGTCTAGGCCGGCATCAACCGGCCGGTTGATGCTCCCTGACAAAGGGCGTCACGGTCGGGACCGGCGGACGGGGCGCTGATAGGCGGGCTTTCGTCCAGAAGTGCCTCTCGCCTGGACCCGTCCGGCCGGATCTCCGGCGGCGAGATGGGAACCAACGCCCTCATGGCGCTCTCGCCGCGGAACCAGTCCGTCGTGGGCTTCTACGTGCGCCCGTTCTTCGGGATAACTGAGCTTCTTGAGCGGCGCCTTGAAGCTCTCCATCAAAGCCCGCGGGAGCACGGGCAGGGTAGTTCTCATCCCGTAAGTAAAGGCACGCGCCGACAAAGAGCCGGTGATAAACGAGAAAACGGGCGGCTGTAAGGATAGAGCACAAGCTCTTGGAAGGGAGCTACGTCGCCCGACCGTCCTAAGTCTGCCGCCCGTAATACCGACATCTTACCACGGACAAGTGCTGTGAGTAGCAATGCGCGGGGCGCCGATCCTCGGTGCAGGCAGGGATTTTGGCGCCAAGCCTTCAAGACCCGTTACTAGACGGAGCGTGCGCGTTCCGGCACGCCGTAGAGGGTGTTGCGGCGGCGGGGGGTGCGGCCTACGTCCCGGATCATGGCCTCCAGATCCGAAGGCGTCATCTCCTGGCCGTGGTCGGCGCCGGCGGCCCGGCTGATGCTCTCGTTCATCAGCGTGCCACCGAGGTCGTTGCAGCCGGCCTGCAGGCACGCCTTCGCGCCCTCGGCGCCGAGCTTCACCCACGAGACCTGAACGTTGTCTATGTGGCCGTGGAGCGCGATCCTGCCTACCGCGTGCATCTTGACCGTCTCGGTGAAGGTGGGGCCCCTGCGGGAGCGGCCCTGCAAGTAGAGCGGGGCTCCCATGTGGACGAAGGGCAGCGGCACGAACTCCGTGAAGCCGCCCGTGTCGGCCTGTATGTCCCGCAGGACCATGAGGTGCCGCGCCCAGTTCGCGGGACCGTCGACGTGGCCGAACATGATGGTCGTCGTGGCGGAGAGCCCGATGCCGTGCGCCTTTCGCATCACCTCCGCCCATTGGGCGGTGTTGATCTTGTCCGGGCAGATGATGGCCCGGATCTCATCGTCCAGGACCTCCGCCGCCGTACCGGGTAAGGTCCCGAGCCCGGCCTCCTTTAGCTCCACGAGGAACTTCTCGACAGATATGCCCAGGGTGCGCGCGCCCTGCCACACTTCGAGGGGCGTGAAGGCGTGGACGTGCATGTCGGGCACCTCGTCTTTTACGGCCCGCAGGTAATCTATGTAGTTCTTGCCCGTGAAGCTGCCGTGGATGCCGCCGACCATGCAGACCTCGGTGGCGCCCTTCTCCCACGCCTCCCGCGCCCTTCGGGCCACCTCGGCCGTGTCCAGGAGGTAAGGGTCGCCGCGCAGGTTGAGGGACTTCGGCCCCTTGGAGAAGGCGCAGAAGCGGCACCGGAAGTAGCACTGGTTCGTGTAGTTGATGTTCCGGTTCACGACGTAGGTGACCTCGTCGCCGTTGACCTCGCGCCTGAGCCCGTCGGCCACCCGGCAGAGCTCCTCGAACTCCGTCCCCCGCGCCGTGAAGAGCAGGGCTATCTCGTCCTCGCGCAGGTCCCTGGTCCCGGCGGCCGCGAGCGCCCTCGCGAAGTTGGGCCGCACCTTCGAAGGGCGCAGACCCCTCGCCTCGGCAAGGACCTTCGCCGGCACGGGCTCCGTGGTGCCCGGCGCCCAGTCTTCGGTCCTGGCGAAGCCCTCGGCGTCCTGGGCGGACAAGACGCCGGGGCGGAGGCGTTCGTCCACCCAGGTTCCGGCGTCGCGGGCGTAGGAGGGGTGGAGGGCGAGTCGTTCGAGGAGCAGGTAGCCCTTTGCCTGGGTGGCCTTTTCGAGCTCTTCCAGGTGGGGCCAGGGGCGTTCGGGGTTGACGTGATCCGGGGTTACGGGGGAGACGCCGCCCCAGTCGTTTATGCCGGCGTCGATGTAGCGGGCGTAGGAGGGCGTGCCGTTGACCTCTAGACCGGCAAGGTTCGGGGGCGCCTGGACGGTAACGTCGGAAGGCAGAAGGAGGCGGGCCAGGGCTATGGTGGCGAGCATCTCGTCCTCGGTCGGCTCGGACCAGCCCGCCATGCGGGTGCCCGGCTTGGCGCGGAAGTTCTGGACTATGCACTCCTGGATGTTGCCGTGGCGCTCGTGGAGGTCGCGGATGGCGAGGATCGTGTCGACCCGCTCCTCGACGGTCTCCCCGATCCCGATAAGGATTCCCGTCGTAAACGGAACCTTGAGCCTTCCCGCCCCTTCCATCGTCTTCAGGCGCTTGGCAGGGACCTTGTCCGGGGAGGCCCAGTGGGCGAGGTTCGGGCCGAGCAGCCGGTCGGAGGCCTGCTCCAGCATGATCCCCTGCGAGACCGAGACGGGCCTGAGATCCCGCACCTCCCCCGCCGAGAGGACCCCGGGATTCGCGTGCGGCAGTAACCCTGTCTCCTCCAGCACGAGCCGGCAGCAGTGGGCCAGGTACTCGATGGTCGTCCCGAAGCCCATCTCTCTCAGCTCGCGCCTGGCCTCGGGGTAGCGCTTCTCGGGCTTGTCCCCGAGCGTGAACAGGGCCTCCTTGCAGCCGGCCTCTGCGCCTGCCCTCGCGACCTCGAGGACTTCTCCGGGTGTCAGGAACGCTTTTTCGCCGGGGCGTGGGCCGTGGGCGAAGGTGCAGTAGCCGCAGTTGTCGCGGCAGAGCTTGGTGAGGGGGATGAAGACCTTGCGGGAATATGTGATCCTCGGCCCGAAGGCCCGGTCGCGGACCTCGGAGGCCGCCTTCATGGCCGGTTCCGGGTCGGCGTAGGCCGCCCATGCCAGCTCGTAGATCCTCTCGCGCCTCTCTTCGTCGCCCATCAGCGCGTCTACCAAAACTTACCCCCCGTCGTTCTCGCGGAAGGGCAGTATACTCCCGATCCCCCCGGCCGGAAGCCTCTCGCCGAAATCCGACAAAATTTATCGGGGATCGGATAGAATACCCTTTCGTGGATTGAAAGCAGAGAAGGGAGATTCGTGAGCGAGCAGCAGATAGAGCAGAAGGGTTACGCCCACCCGGAGGCGCTGGTCAGCACCGACTGGGTGGCCGAGCATCTGAACGACCTTGAGAACGTGCGCATCGTCGAGTCCGACGAGGACGTGTTGCTCTACGAGGTGGGCCATATTCCGAACGCCGTCAAGATCGACTGGGTAGAGGACCTCAACGACCCGCTCGTGCGCGACTACCTCGACCCGGAGCACTTCGCCCGCCTGATGGGCGAGAAGGGCATAGGCCCGGACACCAAGGTCGTCTTCTACGGGGACAAGAACAACTGGTGGGCCACGTATGCGTTGTGGGTCTTCCGGCTCTTCGGGCACGACAACGTCGCCGTTATGGACGGGGGCAGGATAAAGTGGGAGGCCGAGGGCCGCGAGATGACCCAGGAGGTCCCCGAAGTCCCGCAGAAGGACTACCCGGTGCCGGCCAGGGACGACTCGAAGATCCGGGCCTTCAAGGCCGACGTCGAGAGGCACCTCCAGTCGAACGGGCCCATGGTCGACGTGAGGAGCCCCGGCGAGTACTCGGGCGAGCTTCTGCACATGCCCGACTACCCGCAGGAGGGCGCGCTCCGCGGCGGCCACATCCCCGGGGCCGCCAACGTGCCGTGGGCGCGGGCCGCGAGGGAGGACGGAACCTTCAAGAGCGCGGACGAGCTCAAGGAGATCTACGAGGGCGAGGCAGGCCTCTCGGGCAGCGACGACGTCGTCGCCTACTGCCGCATCGGGGAGCGCTCCAGCCACACCTGGTTCGTGCTCAGCTACCTGCTCGGCTACGACAACGTCCGCAACTACGACGGCTCCTGGACCGAGTGGGGCAACTCCGTCGGCGCCCCCATCGAGCGGTAGGCCGCACGCCTTTGGACCGCAAAGAGCGCGTAGCCTACCTCGTCGACCACTTCGGGAACCCCCGCCACAAGGGGGTTCTCGAAGGCGCGGACGTGGCCATGCCGGGCGGCAGCCCCGAGTGCGGCGGCTCCGTCGTCGTCTACCTCAAGGGCGACGGGAACGGCGGCATAGAAGACCTCGCCTGGACGGGCCAGGGAGACACCATCAGCATGGGCGCCACGTCTGTAATCGTCGGGCGCGTGCGCGACGAGGGGCTCACGCTCCAACAGGTGCTCGACCTCGACTACGAGAAGTTCATGGACTCCATAGGCCGGGACGTCATCGGCAGCCGCACCCGCAACGCGACTTTGGGCCTCTCGACCATAAAGTCCGCCGTCAGGAAGTACCAGAGGGACCGGATCGCTGACACGGAAGACCGCGCCACGGCGTAGCGGGGCCCGACTAGTCGCCGGTCAGACGTTCGCGGCTGGTCCAGAGCGCGTATCCGGACCACGCGAGGCCGGCGCCCAAGAGCGTGTGGCCGACGATCAGAACGGCCTGGATTCCGATGGGCGGCGAAAAGGCCACGATCGGGCCTCCGAGGGCCAACAGCAGACCGGCCGCGCGCGGTAGGACCCCGGCCCGGTACATCGAGATCCCGAGCAGGACGTAACCGGCGCTAAAGACGAAGCTCGTGACGATAAGCTGCCACAGCCCGGCCGGCGTTCCCTGGCCGAAGTCTTGGGAGAAGAGGTGCTCCCTGCCTTCGAGGAGCATCATGGCCGTGCCGGCGAACGCGGCCAGGAAGCCCGCCAGGCCTGATGGGCCGGTCCGCGGTAGCTGGCGGGCGAAGATCCCGACCAGAACCAACAGGACGGCCATGAGCGTGGCGAAGTGCAGAAGGTGCGCGGGGACCCATCCCGCGCTTGCGGGATCGTGCGGGTGAAGGAACGGGGCAAGGAACATGGAGACCCCCGCCGCCAGGGCCAGGAGCCCGGTCCCCCGAACAAGCGCGTTCGGCGAGACGCCGCGCTCCTCCCTGCGTCCGTTGGACGGCGTCGTCGCTCTTTCCGTGATCACCTCGTTACCCCCAAACCTTCGGTCAAATGCGGCCGGAAGACCGCGTACCAACGCCTGCGATCGACACCCTAAAGGCAACGATGCCGGGCAGGATCGCGCAGATTGCGTATTTTCGGGTCTCATGGGGGCAGATCTGGGCTAAACTGCGCGACCATGAGCGGTAAGGACAACGCGCCACTCTGGGGCGGCCGGTTCGGGACGAGCCCGGCCGGCGCCTTCGAGCGGCTGAACGCCTCCATCCCCTTCGACGTCCGGCTGGCCCCCCACGATATCCGGGGCTCCATCGCCCACGCGAGGATGCTGGGAAGGCAGGCAATAGTCTCTGCGAAGGAATCGGAAGAGCTGGTCAGCGGCCTGGAGGCCGTGCTCAAAGAAGTGGAGGCCGGGGAGTTCTCGTGGACGCTCTCCGACGAGGACGTGCATACGGCAGTGGAGCGGCGGCTGCGCGAGATAGTCGGCGACGTGGCGCTGAAGCTGCACACGGGCCGGAGCCGCAACGACCAGGTAGCCCTCGACCTTCATCTTTTTGTCCGGGACGCGGCGGAAGGGATACGAGAGGGCGTTCTGGGGGCCATGCGGGCTCTCGTCGAGGTGGCGGCGGCGAACCGGGACGTCGTGTTGCCGGGGTACACGCATCTGCAGCGGGCGCAGCCGGTCCTGCTCGCGCATCACCTGCTCGCCCACTTCTGGGCCTTCGAGCGCGACGCGCGGCGCCTGGAGGCCGCCCGGGAGGCCGCCGGTCGATCCCCGCTCGGGGCCGCGGCGCTCGGCGGGACGCCGCACCCCATAGATCCTTCCCTCACGGCGCGAGATCTCGGGATGAGGCCCCTCGTCAACTC carries:
- the cofH gene encoding 5-amino-6-(D-ribitylamino)uracil--L-tyrosine 4-hydroxyphenyl transferase CofH, coding for MGDEERRERIYELAWAAYADPEPAMKAASEVRDRAFGPRITYSRKVFIPLTKLCRDNCGYCTFAHGPRPGEKAFLTPGEVLEVARAGAEAGCKEALFTLGDKPEKRYPEARRELREMGFGTTIEYLAHCCRLVLEETGLLPHANPGVLSAGEVRDLRPVSVSQGIMLEQASDRLLGPNLAHWASPDKVPAKRLKTMEGAGRLKVPFTTGILIGIGETVEERVDTILAIRDLHERHGNIQECIVQNFRAKPGTRMAGWSEPTEDEMLATIALARLLLPSDVTVQAPPNLAGLEVNGTPSYARYIDAGINDWGGVSPVTPDHVNPERPWPHLEELEKATQAKGYLLLERLALHPSYARDAGTWVDERLRPGVLSAQDAEGFARTEDWAPGTTEPVPAKVLAEARGLRPSKVRPNFARALAAAGTRDLREDEIALLFTARGTEFEELCRVADGLRREVNGDEVTYVVNRNINYTNQCYFRCRFCAFSKGPKSLNLRGDPYLLDTAEVARRAREAWEKGATEVCMVGGIHGSFTGKNYIDYLRAVKDEVPDMHVHAFTPLEVWQGARTLGISVEKFLVELKEAGLGTLPGTAAEVLDDEIRAIICPDKINTAQWAEVMRKAHGIGLSATTTIMFGHVDGPANWARHLMVLRDIQADTGGFTEFVPLPFVHMGAPLYLQGRSRRGPTFTETVKMHAVGRIALHGHIDNVQVSWVKLGAEGAKACLQAGCNDLGGTLMNESISRAAGADHGQEMTPSDLEAMIRDVGRTPRRRNTLYGVPERARSV
- a CDS encoding sulfurtransferase — translated: MSEQQIEQKGYAHPEALVSTDWVAEHLNDLENVRIVESDEDVLLYEVGHIPNAVKIDWVEDLNDPLVRDYLDPEHFARLMGEKGIGPDTKVVFYGDKNNWWATYALWVFRLFGHDNVAVMDGGRIKWEAEGREMTQEVPEVPQKDYPVPARDDSKIRAFKADVERHLQSNGPMVDVRSPGEYSGELLHMPDYPQEGALRGGHIPGAANVPWARAAREDGTFKSADELKEIYEGEAGLSGSDDVVAYCRIGERSSHTWFVLSYLLGYDNVRNYDGSWTEWGNSVGAPIER
- a CDS encoding iron-sulfur cluster assembly scaffold protein, which codes for MDRKERVAYLVDHFGNPRHKGVLEGADVAMPGGSPECGGSVVVYLKGDGNGGIEDLAWTGQGDTISMGATSVIVGRVRDEGLTLQQVLDLDYEKFMDSIGRDVIGSRTRNATLGLSTIKSAVRKYQRDRIADTEDRATA